A single genomic interval of Acipenser ruthenus chromosome 28, fAciRut3.2 maternal haplotype, whole genome shotgun sequence harbors:
- the LOC117434647 gene encoding uncharacterized protein LOC117434647 isoform X3: MQRRARVQELEAGLAPGRRPFQGKSFYLDLLQSKHAPRVVEAIRRMGGTIESFLSKEVSYLVSRSQEARQGGITKATKGQSVQEARQGGITKETEGQSVQEARQGGIAKATKGQSVQEARQGGIAKATKGQSVQEARQGGITSSPSPPLTSRKGNQRPASTTQSSRGKALLEKAMCSTQARGEGSRVLADARSWGVKVLHIDDLLAYIEKVTLQSSQAKKKKAEVQTVTASPPSVLQKKPAAATPLARVVKGTLKQPFLKIEDCSRRYKPLHLQLACLPQLDFSRVTRCSPFEPPAPLQPGTEEDQLKRTVKRESRGLTSSDGEREKQGAAATPPLPVTPVDRKRQGFCECCQQAFQEQNEHLQSEQHRVFVQNTSHYSAVDRLISQLQCHFVELPAQHSSLLRCVSPPVRSPEVSLDLPQNNSEVEKAIEALLCQGEPSTQGRGRGDCILNATPPQQRGEGDCILNATPPQQRGEGDCILNTPPQQSGEGDCILNATAPQQRGEGDCILNTPPQQSGEGDCILNATPPQQRGEGDCILNTPPQQSGEGDCILNTPPQQRGEGDCILNTPPQQSGEGDCILNTPPQQRRERDCILNTPPQQRRERDCILNTPPQQSGEGDCILNTPPQQRRERDFILNTPPQQRGGVTSLAGTPCGPVNAANEPVLRPLYRPLSQEGGKEQDRVTVGLKHRNLSQGAPQDTSPKPGHCLPRTASLAPRNSKKRPRSSSTSPVGRKRRRVAAECSSDPSFNRLSYSQPGRTAGPRAQSGEAGALLRAETPGLLPQREHLKPAGTPGIQPSASGAPDVGRLLQEPASECLHKGFSKPAPPPFPVPSAPDSQPLAAAETPPSEPMRAEQGQLSTPRGYHNVNVAGWVGGPFPPPFEPTAQQAMGWPGGFLPLSGPDHLPAPMNFRPSLPGQCFAPVLPPVCPVNQPPELPPAWPIYPPVPEHSSAMSQSFSSLHVDTSLLPPGSFSSESDWDCDLLSRLEGPPAARGQCDVDMEVLRQACATVQDSGYESRLCSVLRQSELDWAAGLRCANETEPIPFGGLEAWPV; the protein is encoded by the exons ACAATCGAGAGTTTCCTCAGCAAGGAGGTGAGCTACCTGGTGTCGAGGAGTCAAGAGGCCAGGCAGGGGGGCATCACCAAGGCAACGAAGGGGCAGTCTGTCCAAGAGGCCAGACAGGGAGGCATCACCAAGGAAACAGAGGGGCAGTCTGTCCAAGAGGCCAGGCAGGGAGGCATCGCCAAGGCAACGAAGGGGCAGTCTGTCCAAGAGGCCAGGCAGGGGGGCATCGCCAAGGCAACGAAGGGGCAGTCTGTCCAAGAGGCCAGGCAGGGGGGCATCACCAGCTCTCCCTCTCCGCCTCTGACCAGCAGGAAAGGAAACCAGCGACCAGCCAGCACA ACCCAGAGCAGCCGTGGGAAGGCGTTGCTGGAGAAGGCGATGTGCAGCACT CAGGCTCGCGGTGAGGGGAGCCGTGTCCTGGCCGACGCTCGGTCCTGGGGAGTGAAGGTCCTGCACATCGATG ACCTTCTGGCCTACATTGAAAAGGTCACTCTTCAGAGCTCCCAGGCGAAGAAAAAGAAAGCAGAG GTGCAGACTGTAACAGCCTCGCCTCCTTCTGTCCTGCAGAAGAAACCTGCTGCTGCCACACCTCTGGCCCGCGTTGTGAAAG GGACCCTGAAGCAGCCTTTTCTTAAGATTGAAGACTGCAGCAG GCGCTACAAGCCCCTTCACCTGCAGCTCGCCTGCCTCCCTCAGCTGGACTTCTCCAGAGTCACCCGCTGCAGCCCCTTCGAACCCCCGGCACCACTGCAGCCTGGGACAGAGGAGGACCAGCTCAAGAGGACGGTCAA GAGGGAGAGCCGTGGACTGACCTCCAGCGACGGAGAGCGGGAGAAGCAAGGTGCTGCGGCCACCCCTCCCCTGCCAGTCACCCCCGTGGACAGGAAGCGCCAGGGCTTCTGCGAGTGCTGCCAGCAGGCCTTCCAGGAGCAGAACGAG caccTGCAGTCCGAGCAGCACCGGGTCTTCGTTCAAAACACCTCGCACTACTCTGCAGTGGACCGGCTCATCTCGCAGCTCCAGTGCCACTTTGTGGAGCTCCCCGCACAGCACAGCTCTCTGCTCAG gtGTGTGAGTCCTCCTGTCCGCTCCCCAGAGGTTTCCCTGGACCTGCCTCAGAATAACAGCGAGGTAGAGAAGGCTATCGAGGCCCTGCTGTGTCAGGGGGAACCTTCCACACAGGGAAGAGGCCGGGGGGACTGCATTCTCAACGCAACACCTCCccagcagagaggagagggggactGCATTCTCAACGCAACACCTCCccagcagagaggagagggggactGCATTCTCAACACACCTCCCCAGCAGAGTGGAGAGGGGGACTGCATTCTCAATGCAACAGCTCCccagcagagaggagagggggactGCATTCTCAACACACCTCCCCAGCAGAGTGGAGAGGGGGACTGCATTCTCAACGCAACACCTCCccagcagagaggagagggggactGCATTCTCAACACACCTCCCCAGCAGAGTGGAGAGGGGGACTGCATTCTCAACACACCTCCccagcagagaggagagggggactGCATTCTCAACACACCTCCCCAGCAGAGTGGAGAGGGGGACTGCATTCTCAACACACCTCCCCAGCAGAGACGAGAGAGGGACTGCATTCTCAACACACCTCCCCAGCAGAGACGAGAGAGGGACTGCATTCTCAACACACCTCCCCAGCAGAGTGGAGAGGGGGACTGCATTCTCAACACACCTCCCCAGCAGAGACGAGAGAGGGACTTCATTCTCAACACACCTCCCCAGCAGAGAGGGGGGGTGACCTCACTGGCAGGCACTCCCTGTGGGCCTGTGAACGCTGCTAACGAACCAGTGCTGAGACCTCTGTATAGACCATTGAGCCAGGAAGGTGGCAAGGAGCAGGACAGGGTGACTGTGGGACTCAAACACAGGAACTTAAGCCAGGGTGCGCCCCAAGATACCTCACCAAAGCCTGGGCACTGCCTCCCCCGCACAGCCTCACTGGCGCCGCGGAACAGCAAGAAACGCCCCCGCTCGTCCAGCACCAGCCCCGTGGGGAGGAAGAGACGGAGAGTCGCTGCGGAGTGCTCCTCGGACCCTTCCTTCAACAGGCTCTCCTACAGCCAGCCTGGGAGGACGGCTGGCCCCAGGGCTCAGTCAGGGGAGGCCGGAGCTCTCCTCCGAGCGGAAACCCCAGGACTGCTCCCGCAAAGGGAACATTTGAAGCCAGCAGGGACCCCGGGGATCCAGCCTTCAGCTTCCGGAGCTCCTGACGTGGGGCGACTCCTTCAGGAACCTGCCTCAGAGTGCCTTCACAAGGGTTTCAGCAAGCCAGCACCTCCTCCATTTCCTGTTCCCTCTGCCCCTGACTCTCAGCCCCTTGCTGCTGCTGAAACCCCCCCATCTGAACCCATGCGAGCAGAGCAGGGCCAGCTGTCGACCCCCCGTGGTTACCATAACGTGAACGTAGCAGGCTGGGTCGGGGGTCCCTTTCCTCCTCCCTTTGAGCCCACAGCCCAGCAGGCTATGGGGTGGCCAGGGGGGTTCCTGCCTTTGTCTGGCCCGGACCATCTTCCCGCCCCCATGAACTTCAGACCGAGCCTGCCGGGCCAGTGCTTTGCCCCCGTCCTGCCACCTGTGTGTCCTGTCAATCAGCCCCCTGAGCTCCCGCCTGCCTGGCCCATCTACCCCCCTGTCCCAGAGCACAGCTCTGCCATGTCTCAGTCCTTCTCCTCCCTGCACGTCGACACCAGCCTGCTGCCTCCAGGGAGCTTCTCCTCAGAGTCTGACTGGGACTGCGACCTGCTCTCCCGGCTGGAGGGCCCTCCTGCCGCTAGGGGGCAGTGTGACGTGGACATGGAGGTGCTGCGGCAGGCTTGCGCCACCGTGCAGGACAGCGGCTACGAGTCCCGCCTGTGTTCTGTGCTGAGGCAGTCGGAGCTGGACTGGGCTGCTGGCTTGCGCTGCGCAAACGAGACTGAGCCAATACCGTTCGGGGGCCTGGAGGCCTGGCCTGTGTGA
- the LOC117434647 gene encoding uncharacterized protein LOC117434647 isoform X2 has protein sequence MQRRARVQELEAGLAPGRRPFQGKSFYLDLLQSKHAPRVVEAIRRMGGTIESFLSKEVSYLVSRSQEARQGGITKATKGQSVQEARQGGITKETEGQSVQEARQGGIAKATKGQSVQEARQGGIAKATKGQSVQEARQGGITSSPSPPLTSRKGNQRPASTTQSSRGKALLEKAMCSTARGEGSRVLADARSWGVKVLHIDDLLAYIEKVTLQSSQAKKKKAEVQTVTASPPSVLQKKPAAATPLARVVKAGTLKQPFLKIEDCSRRYKPLHLQLACLPQLDFSRVTRCSPFEPPAPLQPGTEEDQLKRTVKRESRGLTSSDGEREKQGAAATPPLPVTPVDRKRQGFCECCQQAFQEQNEHLQSEQHRVFVQNTSHYSAVDRLISQLQCHFVELPAQHSSLLRCVSPPVRSPEVSLDLPQNNSEVEKAIEALLCQGEPSTQGRGRGDCILNATPPQQRGEGDCILNATPPQQRGEGDCILNTPPQQSGEGDCILNATAPQQRGEGDCILNTPPQQSGEGDCILNATPPQQRGEGDCILNTPPQQSGEGDCILNTPPQQRGEGDCILNTPPQQSGEGDCILNTPPQQRRERDCILNTPPQQRRERDCILNTPPQQSGEGDCILNTPPQQRRERDFILNTPPQQRGGVTSLAGTPCGPVNAANEPVLRPLYRPLSQEGGKEQDRVTVGLKHRNLSQGAPQDTSPKPGHCLPRTASLAPRNSKKRPRSSSTSPVGRKRRRVAAECSSDPSFNRLSYSQPGRTAGPRAQSGEAGALLRAETPGLLPQREHLKPAGTPGIQPSASGAPDVGRLLQEPASECLHKGFSKPAPPPFPVPSAPDSQPLAAAETPPSEPMRAEQGQLSTPRGYHNVNVAGWVGGPFPPPFEPTAQQAMGWPGGFLPLSGPDHLPAPMNFRPSLPGQCFAPVLPPVCPVNQPPELPPAWPIYPPVPEHSSAMSQSFSSLHVDTSLLPPGSFSSESDWDCDLLSRLEGPPAARGQCDVDMEVLRQACATVQDSGYESRLCSVLRQSELDWAAGLRCANETEPIPFGGLEAWPV, from the exons ACAATCGAGAGTTTCCTCAGCAAGGAGGTGAGCTACCTGGTGTCGAGGAGTCAAGAGGCCAGGCAGGGGGGCATCACCAAGGCAACGAAGGGGCAGTCTGTCCAAGAGGCCAGACAGGGAGGCATCACCAAGGAAACAGAGGGGCAGTCTGTCCAAGAGGCCAGGCAGGGAGGCATCGCCAAGGCAACGAAGGGGCAGTCTGTCCAAGAGGCCAGGCAGGGGGGCATCGCCAAGGCAACGAAGGGGCAGTCTGTCCAAGAGGCCAGGCAGGGGGGCATCACCAGCTCTCCCTCTCCGCCTCTGACCAGCAGGAAAGGAAACCAGCGACCAGCCAGCACA ACCCAGAGCAGCCGTGGGAAGGCGTTGCTGGAGAAGGCGATGTGCAGCACT GCTCGCGGTGAGGGGAGCCGTGTCCTGGCCGACGCTCGGTCCTGGGGAGTGAAGGTCCTGCACATCGATG ACCTTCTGGCCTACATTGAAAAGGTCACTCTTCAGAGCTCCCAGGCGAAGAAAAAGAAAGCAGAG GTGCAGACTGTAACAGCCTCGCCTCCTTCTGTCCTGCAGAAGAAACCTGCTGCTGCCACACCTCTGGCCCGCGTTGTGAAAG CAGGGACCCTGAAGCAGCCTTTTCTTAAGATTGAAGACTGCAGCAG GCGCTACAAGCCCCTTCACCTGCAGCTCGCCTGCCTCCCTCAGCTGGACTTCTCCAGAGTCACCCGCTGCAGCCCCTTCGAACCCCCGGCACCACTGCAGCCTGGGACAGAGGAGGACCAGCTCAAGAGGACGGTCAA GAGGGAGAGCCGTGGACTGACCTCCAGCGACGGAGAGCGGGAGAAGCAAGGTGCTGCGGCCACCCCTCCCCTGCCAGTCACCCCCGTGGACAGGAAGCGCCAGGGCTTCTGCGAGTGCTGCCAGCAGGCCTTCCAGGAGCAGAACGAG caccTGCAGTCCGAGCAGCACCGGGTCTTCGTTCAAAACACCTCGCACTACTCTGCAGTGGACCGGCTCATCTCGCAGCTCCAGTGCCACTTTGTGGAGCTCCCCGCACAGCACAGCTCTCTGCTCAG gtGTGTGAGTCCTCCTGTCCGCTCCCCAGAGGTTTCCCTGGACCTGCCTCAGAATAACAGCGAGGTAGAGAAGGCTATCGAGGCCCTGCTGTGTCAGGGGGAACCTTCCACACAGGGAAGAGGCCGGGGGGACTGCATTCTCAACGCAACACCTCCccagcagagaggagagggggactGCATTCTCAACGCAACACCTCCccagcagagaggagagggggactGCATTCTCAACACACCTCCCCAGCAGAGTGGAGAGGGGGACTGCATTCTCAATGCAACAGCTCCccagcagagaggagagggggactGCATTCTCAACACACCTCCCCAGCAGAGTGGAGAGGGGGACTGCATTCTCAACGCAACACCTCCccagcagagaggagagggggactGCATTCTCAACACACCTCCCCAGCAGAGTGGAGAGGGGGACTGCATTCTCAACACACCTCCccagcagagaggagagggggactGCATTCTCAACACACCTCCCCAGCAGAGTGGAGAGGGGGACTGCATTCTCAACACACCTCCCCAGCAGAGACGAGAGAGGGACTGCATTCTCAACACACCTCCCCAGCAGAGACGAGAGAGGGACTGCATTCTCAACACACCTCCCCAGCAGAGTGGAGAGGGGGACTGCATTCTCAACACACCTCCCCAGCAGAGACGAGAGAGGGACTTCATTCTCAACACACCTCCCCAGCAGAGAGGGGGGGTGACCTCACTGGCAGGCACTCCCTGTGGGCCTGTGAACGCTGCTAACGAACCAGTGCTGAGACCTCTGTATAGACCATTGAGCCAGGAAGGTGGCAAGGAGCAGGACAGGGTGACTGTGGGACTCAAACACAGGAACTTAAGCCAGGGTGCGCCCCAAGATACCTCACCAAAGCCTGGGCACTGCCTCCCCCGCACAGCCTCACTGGCGCCGCGGAACAGCAAGAAACGCCCCCGCTCGTCCAGCACCAGCCCCGTGGGGAGGAAGAGACGGAGAGTCGCTGCGGAGTGCTCCTCGGACCCTTCCTTCAACAGGCTCTCCTACAGCCAGCCTGGGAGGACGGCTGGCCCCAGGGCTCAGTCAGGGGAGGCCGGAGCTCTCCTCCGAGCGGAAACCCCAGGACTGCTCCCGCAAAGGGAACATTTGAAGCCAGCAGGGACCCCGGGGATCCAGCCTTCAGCTTCCGGAGCTCCTGACGTGGGGCGACTCCTTCAGGAACCTGCCTCAGAGTGCCTTCACAAGGGTTTCAGCAAGCCAGCACCTCCTCCATTTCCTGTTCCCTCTGCCCCTGACTCTCAGCCCCTTGCTGCTGCTGAAACCCCCCCATCTGAACCCATGCGAGCAGAGCAGGGCCAGCTGTCGACCCCCCGTGGTTACCATAACGTGAACGTAGCAGGCTGGGTCGGGGGTCCCTTTCCTCCTCCCTTTGAGCCCACAGCCCAGCAGGCTATGGGGTGGCCAGGGGGGTTCCTGCCTTTGTCTGGCCCGGACCATCTTCCCGCCCCCATGAACTTCAGACCGAGCCTGCCGGGCCAGTGCTTTGCCCCCGTCCTGCCACCTGTGTGTCCTGTCAATCAGCCCCCTGAGCTCCCGCCTGCCTGGCCCATCTACCCCCCTGTCCCAGAGCACAGCTCTGCCATGTCTCAGTCCTTCTCCTCCCTGCACGTCGACACCAGCCTGCTGCCTCCAGGGAGCTTCTCCTCAGAGTCTGACTGGGACTGCGACCTGCTCTCCCGGCTGGAGGGCCCTCCTGCCGCTAGGGGGCAGTGTGACGTGGACATGGAGGTGCTGCGGCAGGCTTGCGCCACCGTGCAGGACAGCGGCTACGAGTCCCGCCTGTGTTCTGTGCTGAGGCAGTCGGAGCTGGACTGGGCTGCTGGCTTGCGCTGCGCAAACGAGACTGAGCCAATACCGTTCGGGGGCCTGGAGGCCTGGCCTGTGTGA
- the LOC117434647 gene encoding uncharacterized protein LOC117434647 isoform X4, with amino-acid sequence MQRRARVQELEAGLAPGRRPFQGKSFYLDLLQSKHAPRVVEAIRRMGGTIESFLSKEVSYLVSRSQEARQGGITKATKGQSVQEARQGGITKETEGQSVQEARQGGIAKATKGQSVQEARQGGIAKATKGQSVQEARQGGITSSPSPPLTSRKGNQRPASTTQSSRGKALLEKAMCSTQARGEGSRVLADARSWGVKVLHIDDLLAYIEKVTLQSSQAKKKKAEKKPAAATPLARVVKAGTLKQPFLKIEDCSRRYKPLHLQLACLPQLDFSRVTRCSPFEPPAPLQPGTEEDQLKRTVKRESRGLTSSDGEREKQGAAATPPLPVTPVDRKRQGFCECCQQAFQEQNEHLQSEQHRVFVQNTSHYSAVDRLISQLQCHFVELPAQHSSLLRCVSPPVRSPEVSLDLPQNNSEVEKAIEALLCQGEPSTQGRGRGDCILNATPPQQRGEGDCILNATPPQQRGEGDCILNTPPQQSGEGDCILNATAPQQRGEGDCILNTPPQQSGEGDCILNATPPQQRGEGDCILNTPPQQSGEGDCILNTPPQQRGEGDCILNTPPQQSGEGDCILNTPPQQRRERDCILNTPPQQRRERDCILNTPPQQSGEGDCILNTPPQQRRERDFILNTPPQQRGGVTSLAGTPCGPVNAANEPVLRPLYRPLSQEGGKEQDRVTVGLKHRNLSQGAPQDTSPKPGHCLPRTASLAPRNSKKRPRSSSTSPVGRKRRRVAAECSSDPSFNRLSYSQPGRTAGPRAQSGEAGALLRAETPGLLPQREHLKPAGTPGIQPSASGAPDVGRLLQEPASECLHKGFSKPAPPPFPVPSAPDSQPLAAAETPPSEPMRAEQGQLSTPRGYHNVNVAGWVGGPFPPPFEPTAQQAMGWPGGFLPLSGPDHLPAPMNFRPSLPGQCFAPVLPPVCPVNQPPELPPAWPIYPPVPEHSSAMSQSFSSLHVDTSLLPPGSFSSESDWDCDLLSRLEGPPAARGQCDVDMEVLRQACATVQDSGYESRLCSVLRQSELDWAAGLRCANETEPIPFGGLEAWPV; translated from the exons ACAATCGAGAGTTTCCTCAGCAAGGAGGTGAGCTACCTGGTGTCGAGGAGTCAAGAGGCCAGGCAGGGGGGCATCACCAAGGCAACGAAGGGGCAGTCTGTCCAAGAGGCCAGACAGGGAGGCATCACCAAGGAAACAGAGGGGCAGTCTGTCCAAGAGGCCAGGCAGGGAGGCATCGCCAAGGCAACGAAGGGGCAGTCTGTCCAAGAGGCCAGGCAGGGGGGCATCGCCAAGGCAACGAAGGGGCAGTCTGTCCAAGAGGCCAGGCAGGGGGGCATCACCAGCTCTCCCTCTCCGCCTCTGACCAGCAGGAAAGGAAACCAGCGACCAGCCAGCACA ACCCAGAGCAGCCGTGGGAAGGCGTTGCTGGAGAAGGCGATGTGCAGCACT CAGGCTCGCGGTGAGGGGAGCCGTGTCCTGGCCGACGCTCGGTCCTGGGGAGTGAAGGTCCTGCACATCGATG ACCTTCTGGCCTACATTGAAAAGGTCACTCTTCAGAGCTCCCAGGCGAAGAAAAAGAAAGCAGAG AAGAAACCTGCTGCTGCCACACCTCTGGCCCGCGTTGTGAAAG CAGGGACCCTGAAGCAGCCTTTTCTTAAGATTGAAGACTGCAGCAG GCGCTACAAGCCCCTTCACCTGCAGCTCGCCTGCCTCCCTCAGCTGGACTTCTCCAGAGTCACCCGCTGCAGCCCCTTCGAACCCCCGGCACCACTGCAGCCTGGGACAGAGGAGGACCAGCTCAAGAGGACGGTCAA GAGGGAGAGCCGTGGACTGACCTCCAGCGACGGAGAGCGGGAGAAGCAAGGTGCTGCGGCCACCCCTCCCCTGCCAGTCACCCCCGTGGACAGGAAGCGCCAGGGCTTCTGCGAGTGCTGCCAGCAGGCCTTCCAGGAGCAGAACGAG caccTGCAGTCCGAGCAGCACCGGGTCTTCGTTCAAAACACCTCGCACTACTCTGCAGTGGACCGGCTCATCTCGCAGCTCCAGTGCCACTTTGTGGAGCTCCCCGCACAGCACAGCTCTCTGCTCAG gtGTGTGAGTCCTCCTGTCCGCTCCCCAGAGGTTTCCCTGGACCTGCCTCAGAATAACAGCGAGGTAGAGAAGGCTATCGAGGCCCTGCTGTGTCAGGGGGAACCTTCCACACAGGGAAGAGGCCGGGGGGACTGCATTCTCAACGCAACACCTCCccagcagagaggagagggggactGCATTCTCAACGCAACACCTCCccagcagagaggagagggggactGCATTCTCAACACACCTCCCCAGCAGAGTGGAGAGGGGGACTGCATTCTCAATGCAACAGCTCCccagcagagaggagagggggactGCATTCTCAACACACCTCCCCAGCAGAGTGGAGAGGGGGACTGCATTCTCAACGCAACACCTCCccagcagagaggagagggggactGCATTCTCAACACACCTCCCCAGCAGAGTGGAGAGGGGGACTGCATTCTCAACACACCTCCccagcagagaggagagggggactGCATTCTCAACACACCTCCCCAGCAGAGTGGAGAGGGGGACTGCATTCTCAACACACCTCCCCAGCAGAGACGAGAGAGGGACTGCATTCTCAACACACCTCCCCAGCAGAGACGAGAGAGGGACTGCATTCTCAACACACCTCCCCAGCAGAGTGGAGAGGGGGACTGCATTCTCAACACACCTCCCCAGCAGAGACGAGAGAGGGACTTCATTCTCAACACACCTCCCCAGCAGAGAGGGGGGGTGACCTCACTGGCAGGCACTCCCTGTGGGCCTGTGAACGCTGCTAACGAACCAGTGCTGAGACCTCTGTATAGACCATTGAGCCAGGAAGGTGGCAAGGAGCAGGACAGGGTGACTGTGGGACTCAAACACAGGAACTTAAGCCAGGGTGCGCCCCAAGATACCTCACCAAAGCCTGGGCACTGCCTCCCCCGCACAGCCTCACTGGCGCCGCGGAACAGCAAGAAACGCCCCCGCTCGTCCAGCACCAGCCCCGTGGGGAGGAAGAGACGGAGAGTCGCTGCGGAGTGCTCCTCGGACCCTTCCTTCAACAGGCTCTCCTACAGCCAGCCTGGGAGGACGGCTGGCCCCAGGGCTCAGTCAGGGGAGGCCGGAGCTCTCCTCCGAGCGGAAACCCCAGGACTGCTCCCGCAAAGGGAACATTTGAAGCCAGCAGGGACCCCGGGGATCCAGCCTTCAGCTTCCGGAGCTCCTGACGTGGGGCGACTCCTTCAGGAACCTGCCTCAGAGTGCCTTCACAAGGGTTTCAGCAAGCCAGCACCTCCTCCATTTCCTGTTCCCTCTGCCCCTGACTCTCAGCCCCTTGCTGCTGCTGAAACCCCCCCATCTGAACCCATGCGAGCAGAGCAGGGCCAGCTGTCGACCCCCCGTGGTTACCATAACGTGAACGTAGCAGGCTGGGTCGGGGGTCCCTTTCCTCCTCCCTTTGAGCCCACAGCCCAGCAGGCTATGGGGTGGCCAGGGGGGTTCCTGCCTTTGTCTGGCCCGGACCATCTTCCCGCCCCCATGAACTTCAGACCGAGCCTGCCGGGCCAGTGCTTTGCCCCCGTCCTGCCACCTGTGTGTCCTGTCAATCAGCCCCCTGAGCTCCCGCCTGCCTGGCCCATCTACCCCCCTGTCCCAGAGCACAGCTCTGCCATGTCTCAGTCCTTCTCCTCCCTGCACGTCGACACCAGCCTGCTGCCTCCAGGGAGCTTCTCCTCAGAGTCTGACTGGGACTGCGACCTGCTCTCCCGGCTGGAGGGCCCTCCTGCCGCTAGGGGGCAGTGTGACGTGGACATGGAGGTGCTGCGGCAGGCTTGCGCCACCGTGCAGGACAGCGGCTACGAGTCCCGCCTGTGTTCTGTGCTGAGGCAGTCGGAGCTGGACTGGGCTGCTGGCTTGCGCTGCGCAAACGAGACTGAGCCAATACCGTTCGGGGGCCTGGAGGCCTGGCCTGTGTGA